TCGACGATCCGGATCAGGGGCTGCGGCAGGGGCAGCCGGTTACCGTCAACATTCCGGCGGCGCGTCCGGCGGCGGACTGACATGGGCGAACCGGTCGCCTCTGCCAGCAACCTGACTAAGCGCTTCGAAGGGCTGGACCGGCCCGCGCTTGATGCCGTGGACCTCACGATCAGGCCCGGCGTGATGACCGGGCTGGTCGGGCCGGATGGTGCGGGCAAGACGACACTGATCCGTATCCTTGCCGGGCTGGCCGATCCCGACGAGGGGGAGGTGATCGTGGGCGGAGTGCCCGCCACGGAGCAGGATCGCGAGGTGTTGGGATACATGCCGCAACGCTTCGGCCTCTACGAAGACCTGACGGTTCGCGAGAACCTCGACCTCTATGCCGACTTGCGCGCGCTGCCGGTGGAAGAGCGGCCCGACCGTCTGGCGATGCTGTTGAAGTTTACCGACCTTGCCCTCTTTCAGGGACGCCTGGCGGGCAAGCTTTCGGGCGGGATGAAGCAGAAGCTGGGCCTTGCCTGCGCGCTGATCCGCAAGCCCGCGCTGCTCTTGCTGGACGAGCCGGGGGTGGGCGTCGATCCGGTGTCCCGCCGCGAGCTGTGGGCGATGGTGCAGGAACTGGCCGACGAGGGGATCGGCATTCTGTGGTCCACCGCCTATCTGGACGAGGCGGAGAAGTGCGAGACCGTGTTCCTGTTGAACGAAGGCCGCATTCTCGCATCCGGTCCGCCGCAGGACCTGACCGACAAGATCGCGGACCGCGTCTTGCGCTATCCGGTGGAGAGCGACCGGCGGACTGTGCTGCGGCAGGCGCTGGACAATCCGGCGATCATCGACGGGGCGGTACAGGGCGGATCGATCCGGCTCTTGCTGGCGGAAGGGGCGGAAGCGCCGAAGCCCGACGCCATCGATGCATCAGGCCCATCACGCAAGGCAATACCGCGTTACGAGGATGCGTTCATCGACCTGCTGGGCGGCGGGCCGGGGGGATCGTCCGAACTTGCGCAGAAGTATCCTCATACCCCGGAGCACGACCGCCCCGCCATAGAGGCCAAAGGGCTGACCAAGCGGTTCGGCGATTTCACGGCGGCGCACGACATCCGGTTCACGGTTCCGCGCGGCAAGGTCTTCGGTCTGCTCGGCCCCAACGGCGCTGGAAAGTCGACGACGTTCAAGATGCTATGCGGCTTGCTGCGTCCTAGCGAGGGGACGGGTGCGGTCGACGGGTACGACCTGCTGACATCCGGCGCGGATGCGCGGCAGTCGCTGGGCTATATGGCGCAGAAGTTCTCGCTCTATGGCGACCTTTCGGTGCAGCAGAACCTGTCGTTTTTCGCCGGGGCCTATGGGCTGGGCCGCGCCGAAGCAAAAGCGGCGGTCGACGATGCGATAGAGACCTTTCACCTTGCGCAGTTCTTGGGCAGCAATGCCGGGATGTTGCCGCTGGGCTATAAGCAAAGGCTGGCTTTGGCCTGCGCGGTATTGCACCGCCCGCCGGTGCTGTTTCTTGACGAGCCGACATCGGGCGTAGATCCCATCGTCCGGCGCGAATTCTGGAACCACATCAACGGGCTGGTCGAACGGGGCGTATCGGTCCTTGTCACCACGCACTTCATGGACGAGGCGGAGTACTGCGACGAGATCGCGCTGATCTATCGCGGAGAGCAGATTGCCATCGGTAGTCCCGATGCCCTGAAGGAAGACGCCGGAACCGGCGAGGCATCGATGGAGGATGCCTTCATCGCGCTCATCGAACGGTCCGATGCCGCGCGCGAAGAGAGGGAGGCGGCATGACCCGATCTGCCCGCACCCGCCGAATGACCGCGATGATCGCGAAAGAGGCGCGCCAGATTTCGCGCGATCCCTCGACCTTTCTGATCGCGTTCCTGCTGCCGATCATCCTGTTGTTCCTGATGGGGTTCGGGGTGAATCTCGATTCCTCGCGAACGCGTATCGGGATCGCGATACAGGATGACGGGGCAGAGGCGATGTCGCTGGCCACGACCTTCGCCCGATCGCAATATTTCGAGGTTGTCGATGTCGCGCCGTTGCAGGTGCTGGAAAAGAACCTAGTGTCCGAGGACATTCGCGGCATCGTCGTCATCCCGGCGGATTTCGGGCGCGATGCGGCGCGTGGCGGCGGGCAGATAGAGGTTATCACCGACGGTTCCCTGCCTAACGCAGCGGCCTTCATCGGCGCCTATGCAGAGGGTGTTCACGCCGCGTGGCAGGCGCAGCGGGCGGGCGATGCGGGCCAGCAGGCGGAGCCGCCGATCGATCTCCTCTCGCGGTTCTGGTTCAACCCCGAACTGGCCAGCCGCAATTTCCTCGTGCCCGGATCGATCGCGTTGATCATGACGCTGATCGGCGCGCTGCTCACCGCCCTCGTCGTTGCGAGAGAGTGGGAGCGGGGGACGCTGGAAGGGCTGATGGCGACACCGGTCGGCATGGGGGAATTCCTGTTGTCCAAGGTCATTCCCTATTTCGTGCTGGGCATCGTTTCGATGGCGCTGTGCACCGTGCTGGCCGTGACGCTGTTCGGCGTGCCTTTTCGCGGGTCGGTCTTCGCGCTTTTCGTCATTTCCTCGGTCTACCTGATCCCGGCGCTGGGCCAGGGTCTGTTCATTTCTTCCGCATTGAAAAATCAGTTCGTGGCCAGTCAGGTCGCTCTGCTGACGGCGTTCTTGCCCACCATGCTCTTGTCGGGCTTTATCTTTGAAATATCGTCCATGCCCGTTCCGATACAGGCGCTCACCTATCTGGTGCCCGCACGCTATCTGATGCCGCAGGTGCAAACGGTTTTCGTGGCCGGTGATGACTGGGGGCTGTTTGCACCGAACATGGCAATTCTCCTGGCTTTTGGCGTCGTTCTGTTCGCGCTTTGTGTGCGCGTGACCAAGCGGAGGATCGCATGATCGGACCCCGCCTTCGCGCGATGATCATCAAGGAATTGCTGGCAATTCTACGCGACCCGAAATCGCGGCTGATCCTTATCGCGCCACCGTTAATGCAGTTTTTCCTGTTCAGCTTTGCTTCGACGATGGAGGTGAACAATATCCGCATCGGCATCTACGACCTCGACGGCGGACGCTGGAGCCGCGAAATCGTCGAACGGTTGGATGCCAGCCCCAACGTGCGCGAAGTTCGGGTGCTGTCATCCGACGCGGCGCTGAAAAGCGCAGTCGATCATCAGGACGTGATTGCCGTGCTGCGCTTCGACCAGCAATTCTCCGCCGATGTCGCCGCCGGGCGCCCCGCGACCATCGGCGGGGTGTTCGACGGGCGCAGGTCCAACGCGGCGCAGATCGTGTCGGGTTATGTCCAGCGCATCGTGGCCGACGTATCGGCGGAAACCCCGCGCGGCATCGCCATTGCCTCGCGCGGCGGCGGTGCATCGTCGGGCACGGTGGTGCGGCATTGGTTCAATCCGAACCTCGAATACATCTGGTTCGTCATGCCCGCACTGATTTCGATCATCGCGGCGATTTCGTCGATGACGCTGGTTTCGCAGTCGGTGGCGAGAGAGCGGGAACTGGGCACTTTCGACCAGTTGCTTGTCTCGCCATTGCGCACGCACGAGGTGCTGATCGGCAAGATGCTGCCGCCGATGGGAGTGGGCCTGATCAACGTCGCGATTTTCGTCGTGCTGACCCCGCTGGTGTTCGGCGTACCGGTAGAGGGTTCGCTGCTGCTCTTTTTGGTGGCGCTGGTGTTCTACCTGCTATCGCTCGTCGGGATTGGTATGTTGATCTCGGTTGTCTCCGCCACGCAGCAGCAGGCGTTTCTGGGCATGTTTGCACTAACCGTGCCGATGATCATCCTGTCCGGCTATGCCAGCCCCGTCGATAACATGCCCGAATGGCTTCAGGTGATCACCTGGGCCAATCCGCCGACCTGGTTTCTGGTGATTGCCGAGGGCACGTTCCTGAAGGGCATGCCGGTCGGCGATGTCCTGAACAACACATGGCCGCTGGCCGTTCTTGCCGCGTTGTCGCTGTGGGCGGCGTGGGCCTTGTTCCGTTCGCGGCTGGAGTGATCGCCTTGCGAAAAGCTGTTCTTGTCCTTGCGCTATCCGCCCTGTCGGCCTGCACCGTCGGTCCCGATTACGAACGGCCCGCCGTTTCGGGCGAAGTCGGCGCGTGGTCGCTTCCCGATGTTGAAACCGGCACCCTTGCGGCAGAGCCATGGCGCGAGATGGACGATCCGGTTCTGACCGCGCTGATCGAGCAGGCGCTGGCCGCCAACCTCGACATCGCGATTGCAGAGGCGCGGCTGCGTCAGGCGCGGGCCGGGCTGGATGCAGCGCGCGGCGGGCGTTTGCCGCAGGTTCAGGCGATGGGTTCGGCAACGCGCCAGCGGCTGTCCGAAAATGGCCAGTTGCCTGTGGGGGCGATTCCGGGGTTCGCGCCGGAATACTCGCTTTACGACGCGGGTTTCGATGCCTCTTGGGAACTTGATCTGTGGGGCGGCAATCGCCGTGCGGTAGAGGCGGCGCAGGACAGGCTGGCGGCATCGCAAGCCCTGCGGCAAGAGGCGCGTTTGCGCGTTGTGGCGGAAGTCGTGCGGGCCTACTCCGAATTGCGTCAGGCGCAAGCGGAGCAAGCGATCCGCGTCCGCCGGGTCGAGGCATCGGGGACTATTGCCCAGCTTTCGCGCCAGAGTTTCGAGGTAGGCGAAATCGGCCGATCGGAAGCCGCCAATGCCGAGGCCGCCGCCAAGGCCGAGGCTGCGCGCTCGCCCGAATCCGATGCGCGAGCAAGGGCCGCGGCCAATGCACTGGCGCTGATGACCGCGCAGCCGCCGGAGGCGATGGCGGACTTGCTGGCCAGCCCCGCCGATCTTCCCGAGCCCCCAGCCGCGGTACAGGCCGGACTGCGCGCCGATGTCCTGCGCCGCCGCCCGGATGTCATTGCGGCAGAGGCGCAACTGGCCGCCGCCACCGCCGATGTCGGCGTGCAGACGGCGGAGCTGTTCCCGAAGATCTCCCTGCTCGGATCGATCGGGCAACAGGCGCGGACTATCGGCGATCTGGCGGACAGCGGCTCGACCCGCTTTACCGTGGGGCCCAGCCTGTCGTGGCCGATCTTTGCCGGTGGGCGCATCCGCGCGCAAATCCGCGCCGCAGGTGCCCGAGCCGAAGAGGCGGGGGCCGAGTACGAGAAGGCGGTGCTGGGCGCGCTGGCCGACAGCGAGACGGCGCTGAACCGCTACAACGCTGCGCTGGCGGGGTGGCAGGATCTGGTAGCGGCGCGCGAGCGGGCCGAGGTGGCCTTGCAGATGGCACGCCAGCGTTACGAAGCGGGCGAGGACTCGCGTATCCAGTACAATCAGGCGCGACTGGCTTTTGCAGAGGCGGATCTGGCCGCGGTACAGGCCAAGGCGCAGGCGATTGAGGCGCACGCAGCGCTGGTCAAGGCGCTTGGCGGCGGTGTCGCGCCGGATGACGAAACCGCGACCGGATCGGATTTTTCCGCGAACTAGCTCTGGCCATTTCGGAAACCCATCGCCTAAGATGGTGTTGTATCGCAGAGACAATCCGGAAAGTTGGGGTCAGATGACAAGTGACGTGACCGAGCGCGAAGCCGCGCCGAAGGCCGATTCGGCACAGGCAAATGCCGGGCAGGCCAATACCGCGCAGGGCGCGCCCGTCATCGCCGATGAATCCAAGCCTTCGGAAGTTACCTATTCGCAATCGGGCGGCCTCGTCGCGTTGCTGGCCCGGTTGAACATCTCTGTCGCGTTGACGTCGTACCAGTCGGGCCTGCTCTATATGCTGGGTCGCAACCCCAAGGGCGGTTTGCACCTGCACCAGTGCGGCATGCCCAAGCCGATGGGCGTAAAGCACGAGGCGGACGGCAGCCTGACGCTGGCCTGCGGGTATCAGATCCTTCGCATGGAGAACGTGCTGAAGCCCGATCAGCGGGTGAATCAGTTGTTCGACCGTTGTTACGTGCCGCGCACCGTGCATGTTACGGGATCGCTGGACGCGCATGACGTCGGGCTGGATGGCGCGGGCAACCCGATCTTCGTCAACACCCGTTACAATTGTCTCGCCACCGTCGACCCGAAACACAGTTTTCGCGAAATCTGGCGACCGTCGTTCATCACCGACCTGGTGCAAGAGGACCGCTGCCACCTGAACGGTCTTGCGATGAACGGGAACGAGCCTGCCTATGTCACGGCGGTCAGCCGGTCGAACACCATCGACGGCTGGCGCGACCGCCGTTCCGACGGCGGTGTCGTGATCGACGTGAAGAAGAACGTGGTAGTCTGCGAAGGCCTGTCCATGCCGCATTCCCCGCGCCTGCATAATGGCAAGTTGTGGGTGCTGAATTCCGGCACGGGCGAACTGGGAACGGTAGAGGGGGTGGAAACGGGCCGGGGCCGCTTTGTGCCGCACACATTCCTGCCGGGCTTTACGCGCGGTCTGGCGTTTGCGGGCAACTTTGCGTTCGTCGGCCTGTCACGCCCGCGTTACAAGCGGTTCGAAGGGCTCGACCTCGACCGCCGCCTGAAAGAAACCGACAGCGAGCCGTGGACGGGCATGCAGGTCATCGATCTCAATTCGGGCCGCTGCGCCGAATGGTTCCGCATCGATGGGTCGGTTGCAGAGCTATACGATGTAGAAGTCGTGCCGGGTGCGGCATGCCCGATGACGGTCAATCCGACTTCATCCGAAATCGCCCAATTGATCACGCACGCCTGATCGACCCACGCCTTATTGGAAGGCGCGTCAGGCGCGGGGGCGATAGCCTTCGCGCAAATGCGCGACAATCTGCGCCACGGTTTCCGACGGCGATGCACCGTGGGCGGGATCGTACCACCGCGCGGGCCAGTTGAGCGCGCCCGCCAAGGTAAAGGCCAGCACGTTGGGATCGGCACAAGCGATCGACCCATCGGCCATGCCTTCGCGGATCAGGGCGCACATCGCGTGATGAACGCGCAGCTTCATCGCGCGTAGTTCTTCCGCGCTGGTTTTGCTCAGGCACTCTTCGCCAGTCCGCACGACACAGCGGCTGAACGGGCGCAGGATCGTTTCGCCAAAGGCTTGAAGGAAGTAGGTTAGCCGGTCTGCCCCGTCGCCCTTTACGGTACGCGCCTCTTCATCGGCCAGCATCAGGTCGTCGACGCCGATCTTTAGGCACTCGATCAGGACCTGATCCTTGTTGCCCAGATAGTGATAGATCGTCGGTTTCGACACGCCCAGTGAGGCCGCCACATCGTCGAGCGAGGTCGCGTGAAAGCCGCGCTCGTTGAACATCGTCACCGCGGCTTCCAGCAATGCCATGCGTTTCGCCGCACGGCTTCGCGCGCGGTCGTCGGCGGTGGGAAAGGGGGATGGCCGGTCGTTCACTGTCTTTCCGGGGCTGTTTGAGGCGGGTCAGTCGGACCTTGCGTCTTTATCCATCGGAATGCAATATACCCACGAGTAGATAATTTGCGGCTGAGTCGAGCTTGGCTGCCTCATTCGAAAGGTTTTCGACCATGTCCGACCCCGTCGTCATTGCCAGCTATGCCCGCACGCCGATGGGCGGATTGCAGGGCGCTTTTTCCGAAGTCGGTGCGACGCATTTGGGGGCCGAGGCGGTTCGCGCCGCGGTTTCGCGCGCCGGAATTTCGGGCGAAGCGGTTGATCAGATCGTGATGGGCTGCGTCTTGCCCGGCGGATTGGGGCAGGCACCTGCGCGGCAGGCGGCGATCTTTGCCGATCTGGGGCAGCATGTCGAAGCGACGACGATCAACAAGATGTGCGGATCGGGCATGCAGGCCGCGATCATGGCGCACGATGCACTGCTGGCCGGAAGCGCCGAGGTAATTGTCGCGGGCGGGATGGAGAGCATGACCGGCGCGCCCTATCTGCTGCCCAAGCATCGCGGTGGGGCGCGACTGGGGCACGATGTCGTCAAGGACTCGATGTTCCTCGACGGACTGGAAGATGCTTACAACCCCGGCAAACTGATGGGCGCCTTTGCAGAAGAAGCGGCTCAGGAATACCAGTTCACCCGAGAGGTGCAGGACGAATACGCAATCCGCTCGCTTTCTCTGGCGCGCAAGGCGCAGGACGAGGGCGGCTTCGATCGCGAAATTACGCCGGTTACGGTGAAGACTCGCAAGGGCGAAGCAACGGTTGCCATCGACGAACAGCCGGGCAAGGCCAATGTCGAGAAAATCCCCTCGCTCCGTCCCGCCTTCGCAAAGGACGGCACGGTGACGGCGGCGAACAGTTCTTCGATTTCTGACGGCGCGGCAGCGTTGGTAATGTGTCGTGCCTCGACGGCGGAGAAGCTGGGCATGACGCCGGTGGCCAAGGTTGTCGGCCATGCCTTTCACGCGCACGAACCGGCCCGGTTCACGACCGCACCGGTCTTCGCCACGCGAAAACTGATGGAGCGGATCGGCTGGTCGATGGACGATGTCGACCTATTCGAAGTGAACGAGGCATTCGCGGTCGTCGCCCTGATTGCCGAACGCGATCTCGGCATCGACCGCGACAAGCTGAACGTCAACGGTGGGGCCTGCGCGCTGGGCCATCCCATCGGTGCATCGGGCGCGCGGATCATGGCGACCCTGCTGGGCGCGCTGGAGACCCGCAAGCTGAAGCGCGGTGTTGCCAGCATCTGCATCGGCGGGGGCGAGGCCACTGCGATCGCGCTCGAACTGATTTGACGGGGAAATTACAATGAATATCGAAGGACTGGCCGCGGTCGTTACCGGCGGCGCATCGGGGCTTGGCGGCGCGACTGCGCAGATGTTGGCAGGGGCGGGCGCGAAAGTGACGATCCTCGATTTGCAGGAAGAGGCTGGGGCAGCCCATTCCAAGGCCATTGGTGGGTTGTTCGTGAAGACTGACGTCAGCAGCGCCGAAAGCGTAGATTTGGCGCTGGATCAGGCGGAGGCGGCGCATGGTACGGCGCGTATCCTGGTGAACTGCGCGGGCATTGCACCGGGCGCGAAGGTGGTCGACCGCGAAGGCGCGCCGCACTCGCTCGATCTGTTTCGCAAGGCGATAGAGGTCAACCTGATCGGTACGTTCAACGTCGTCTCGCGCTTTGCTGCGCGGCTGGTTACGGCGGAACCGATTGGGGAAGAGCGAGGCGTAATCGTCAACACCGCATCGGTCGCAGCGTTCGAGGGCCAGATCGGGCAAGCGGCTTATTCCGCATCGAAGGGCGGCGTGGCGGCGATGATGCTGCCCATCGCGCGTGAACTGTCGCGGTCGAAGGTGCGGGTGATGACCATCGCACCGGGCATTTTCTGGACCCCGATGCTGGCCGGCATGTCGCAGGAAGTTCAGGACTCGCTGGGCGCGCAAGTGCCGCACCCCAGCCGCCTTGGCCGGCCCGAGGAATATGCCGATCTGGTCCGGGCCATCGTCACCAACCCGATGCTGAACGGTGAAACGATCCGGCTGGACGGCGCGATCCGGATGGCCGCGAAGTAACCTACGGATCGGGCTGCGGGGCGTCGGACAAGACGGCGCTGCGCAGCTTTTCGACCACTTTGGCCAGCTGGCGTTCGTATTCGACCAGCCCGCCGTATTTTCCCAAGGTAGCAATCGAAACCTCGGTCATCAGGTCGGCGTGGCGAAAGGCATCGGCGACGATGGCCCGTCCGTCCGGTCCGCTCTTGTTGATGGCATTCAGCAATCCGGCCAGCACGATCTGCGTCGCCATTGCCTCTGAAGCCAGCTTGCCGATCTCTGTCTCGACGTCCATCGTTTGCGATTCCCTGTCCAGATGCTTCGCCCCAGCCTGACGCATGGCGGGGCCGCTCGTCCAGAAGGTGTGCACCGGGCCTGCGGATAAGCCGCGCTGTCGACAAAAATTAACCCCGCTGCTGCTAGCGCGCGGGCGGCGCGGCGATTAGCTTGCGCCCTGATCCACAGGGGAAATTCATGGCCGCGCCCGATCTGTCGTTGCTTTCCAAACGCCGTTTCGGGCCGATCTTTGCGGTCCAGTTCCTTGGCGCCTTCAACGACAACCTGCTGAAATTCGCCCTGCTGTTCCTCGCCAGCTTCACGGTGTTTTCGGCAGAGCCGGGCAAGGCGGAGATGCTGGCGACGGTGTCCACCGGCCTCTTCATCCTGCCCTATTTCCTGTTCTCCGCACTGGCGGGGCAGTTGGCGGACGCGATGGACAAAGCGTGGCTGGTGCGCCGGATCAAACTGCTCGAAGTGGTGATAATGGGGCTGGGCCTGCTCGGCTTCTGGCTTCAGTCGATCCCGGTGCTGCTTCTGGCGCTGTTCCTGTCCGGTCTGCAATCGACATTCTTCGGGCCGGTCAAATATTCGATCCTGCCGCAGCACCTGCACAGACAAGAAATCATGGGCGGCACCGGCCTGATCGAAGCAGGGACTTTCGTTGCGATCCTTGGCGGTCAATTGCTCGCGGGGCTGATCGATCCGTGGCAGGGCGGGCTGGTTGCCCTCACGCTGGCGGGTGTCGGCTTCCTCGCCAGCTTTGCCGTGCCCAAGGCGCCGCCGGTGCATGAAGGGCACAGGATAGAACGTAACATCTGGCGTGGGACGATGCAGATCCTCTCCATCGCGCGGCACGGGCGCGGGGTCTGGCTTGCGATCCTTGGCATCAGCTGGTTCTTTGCCTGTGGGGCGGTGTTGGTGTCGCTGTTCGCGCCGCTGGTCAGCGGAACTCTTATGGCGCGGTCGGGCGTTGTCACGCTGTTTCTGATCGTGTTTTCGCTGTTCGTGGCCATCGGCTCTCTGGTTGTGAACCGGCTGCTGAAGGGAGAGGTTTCGGCCAAGTTCGTACCGTTCTCGGCCCTGCTGCTGGCGCTGGGCCTCATCGATCTGCACTTTTCGACCGGCGGGTTCGTGCCGCGTGTGGCCGACGCCACCATCGGGCTGTTTATCGACCATCCGGCCTCGACCCGCATCCTGATCGACCTTGCCGTCATCGCGTTGGCAGGGGGCATGTTTATCGTGCCGCTCTATGCGATCCTGCAGGTGCGATCGGATCCGGAAGAGCGGTCGCGCGTGATCGCGGCGAACAATATCGTCAACGCGGCGGTCACCGTGCTGCTGGTCGCGATCATGACCGGGATGCTGGCGGCGGGGGTGCGGGTGCCGGGACTGATCGGCGTTCTGGGCGTGATGACGCTGGGCGTTGCGGTCGTGTCAATCTGGCTGCTTCCCGAATACCTGTTCAAGCAGGTCGTTCGCTGGATGTTGAAGACGCTCTACCGCGTAGAGGTCACGGGGCTGGAGAACATGCCGCAACCGGGGGAGCGGGCGGTCGTGGTGGTCAACCACCTGTCATTCCTCGACGGCGTTCTGCTGGGCGCGTTCCTGCCGGGCAAGCCGACATTCGCCGTTCACACCGCCATCGCGCGCAACCTGTGGCTCAAACCGTTTTTCGCACTGTTCGAGATATTCCCGGTCGACCCCACGAACCCGATGTCGGCCAAGGCGATGGTGAAAGCCGTACGCGAAGGGCGGACACTGGTGATTTTTCCTGAGGGCCGCATCACCGTCACCGGCGCCTTGATGAAAGTGTTCGACGGCCCCGGCATGGTCGCGGACAAGGCGGATGCGCCAATCGTGCCGGTGCGGCTGGACGGGCCGCAATATTCGATGTTCAGCCGGATGAAGGGTAAGGTCCGCCGCCGCTGGTTCCCCAAGATCACCATCGATGTCCTGCCCCAGCGCCGCTTCGCCATCGAAGGAGAGTCGAGCGCGCGCGAGCGGCGCGCCATCGCCGGTCGCCGCCTGTATGACGAAATGAGCGGCATGATCTTCGACACGACCGAGATTGATCGCACGCTGTTCGCCGCCCTATGCGAGGCGCGCGAACTGCATGGCGGCAAGGCGCCGGTGGTCGAGGATGTGACGCGCAATGTGCTGAGCTACGACAGGCTACTGGCTGGCGCGGGATTGCTGGGCAAGCGGTTGGCCAAGGGCACCGCTCCGGGCGAAGCAGTCGGGCTGTTGC
The sequence above is a segment of the Croceicoccus naphthovorans genome. Coding sequences within it:
- a CDS encoding acyl-[ACP]--phospholipid O-acyltransferase, with translation MAAPDLSLLSKRRFGPIFAVQFLGAFNDNLLKFALLFLASFTVFSAEPGKAEMLATVSTGLFILPYFLFSALAGQLADAMDKAWLVRRIKLLEVVIMGLGLLGFWLQSIPVLLLALFLSGLQSTFFGPVKYSILPQHLHRQEIMGGTGLIEAGTFVAILGGQLLAGLIDPWQGGLVALTLAGVGFLASFAVPKAPPVHEGHRIERNIWRGTMQILSIARHGRGVWLAILGISWFFACGAVLVSLFAPLVSGTLMARSGVVTLFLIVFSLFVAIGSLVVNRLLKGEVSAKFVPFSALLLALGLIDLHFSTGGFVPRVADATIGLFIDHPASTRILIDLAVIALAGGMFIVPLYAILQVRSDPEERSRVIAANNIVNAAVTVLLVAIMTGMLAAGVRVPGLIGVLGVMTLGVAVVSIWLLPEYLFKQVVRWMLKTLYRVEVTGLENMPQPGERAVVVVNHLSFLDGVLLGAFLPGKPTFAVHTAIARNLWLKPFFALFEIFPVDPTNPMSAKAMVKAVREGRTLVIFPEGRITVTGALMKVFDGPGMVADKADAPIVPVRLDGPQYSMFSRMKGKVRRRWFPKITIDVLPQRRFAIEGESSARERRAIAGRRLYDEMSGMIFDTTEIDRTLFAALCEARELHGGKAPVVEDVTRNVLSYDRLLAGAGLLGKRLAKGTAPGEAVGLLLPNINGVAAAFFALQGIGRVPAMLNFTVGAANLKSACATAKIRTVVTARAFVEQAKLGDAVAALEGDGIEVRYLEDIAATIGPVEKLWAALTIERLERRHAKLRIAADSPAVILFTSGSEGAPKGVVLTHRNLLANCAQLSARIDFNSSDVVLNALPVFHSFGLTGGTLLPVLNGIKTVLYPSPLHYRIVPALAYDANATILFGTDTFLSGYARMAHGYDFYSIRYIFAGAEKVRDETRRTYAEKFGLRILEGYGATEAAPVIAVNTPMHFQAGSVGRLLPGIEAKLEAVPGIDEGGRLYIRGPNVMAGYYMADAPGTLQPPVEGWHDTGDIVTIDDAGFVTIRGRAKRFAKIGGEMVSLPAVEGYAAKVWPDAESAVVTKPDPKKGEQLVLFTTARDAEPKALQEWGRANGVTELMLPRDIRVVEALPVLGTGKIDYVTLGAMAQA